From Algoriphagus sp. NG3, the proteins below share one genomic window:
- a CDS encoding Crp/Fnr family transcriptional regulator — MRALHNYLNRYSSSLISDAEFQDIFSHFEYKKVKRKQNLFMQGDVFKQMAFIVKGAMRKFYVDEKGVERVVDLYIENWWAGDRESFVMSLPSMYSIDAWEDCELLLISRENTVKLCNKCPAFTEFLLKLDERNSISAQKRITSSISLTAEKRYADFVERHPYFIQRFPQHVIASYLGITKDTLSRIRKQALKK, encoded by the coding sequence ATGAGAGCGCTGCACAATTATTTAAATAGATATTCTTCTTCTTTAATTTCAGATGCAGAATTTCAAGATATTTTTAGTCATTTTGAATATAAGAAGGTAAAAAGAAAGCAGAATTTGTTTATGCAGGGGGATGTGTTTAAACAAATGGCTTTTATTGTAAAGGGTGCTATGCGAAAATTTTATGTAGATGAGAAAGGCGTAGAACGTGTGGTTGATCTATATATAGAGAATTGGTGGGCAGGAGATCGAGAAAGCTTTGTTATGTCCTTGCCAAGTATGTACAGTATAGACGCATGGGAAGATTGTGAACTTCTCCTTATTTCAAGAGAAAACACAGTCAAATTATGCAATAAATGTCCTGCTTTTACCGAGTTTCTATTGAAGCTTGATGAACGAAACAGTATTAGTGCACAGAAAAGAATCACCTCTTCGATCAGCCTTACCGCTGAAAAACGCTATGCAGACTTCGTTGAACGCCATCCGTATTTCATTCAGCGGTTTCCTCAACATGTCATTGCTTCTTATCTTGGAATTACAAAGGATACCCTCAGTAGAATTCGCAAACAAGCATTGAAGAAGTAG
- a CDS encoding Crp/Fnr family transcriptional regulator: MIQELRRHIEEIIALTDDEFSAISSYFILRKFEKGDFLIRQGTKVPETFFVVSGLLKLTSLDESGKEHILSFAMEDWWETDYLAFTTNTNAQMSLQCLEDSDILCISLIDYQNLCLAYPKMEHFFLQKATSGHIASQQRILSLLSSDAKQRYERLLKRYPSLVQRVPKSLLASYLGVSRETLSRLTN; encoded by the coding sequence ATGATACAGGAACTCAGAAGACATATAGAGGAGATTATCGCCTTGACAGATGATGAATTTTCGGCCATTTCCTCCTATTTTATTCTTCGCAAGTTCGAAAAAGGAGATTTTCTAATCCGTCAAGGAACTAAAGTACCCGAAACCTTTTTTGTAGTTTCAGGACTTTTAAAGCTGACAAGCTTAGATGAATCAGGCAAAGAACACATTCTTTCCTTTGCGATGGAAGATTGGTGGGAGACCGACTACTTGGCGTTTACCACAAATACCAATGCCCAAATGTCTCTACAATGTCTGGAAGATTCTGACATACTTTGCATCAGTCTGATCGATTACCAAAACTTGTGTTTGGCCTATCCCAAAATGGAGCATTTTTTTCTTCAAAAGGCTACCTCAGGACACATCGCTTCCCAACAGCGTATCCTGTCTCTGCTAAGCTCAGACGCAAAGCAACGATATGAGCGATTACTCAAGCGCTATCCTTCCCTAGTTCAACGAGTCCCCAAATCCCTGTTGGCATCTTATCTCGGCGTTTCCCGCGAAACGCTCAGTAGACTTACCAATTAA
- a CDS encoding RidA family protein: MEKKVINPWKWQDTRSYAQAVEVKNAEGTLYVSGQTAIDDDGISSTADMKTQLELAIKNLERVVNEAGYECKNIVRLNIYTTSTEELWPHFNVLQDWVAKHGMKQALTLLEVVSLFETLSVELEATVVK, from the coding sequence ATGGAAAAGAAAGTAATCAATCCCTGGAAGTGGCAGGATACACGGAGCTATGCCCAAGCAGTCGAAGTGAAAAATGCGGAAGGAACACTTTATGTTTCCGGCCAAACTGCTATTGATGATGATGGTATATCCAGCACTGCGGATATGAAAACGCAGTTGGAACTAGCTATCAAAAATCTTGAACGGGTGGTCAATGAGGCAGGCTACGAATGTAAGAATATCGTTAGACTGAACATCTACACCACATCCACAGAAGAATTGTGGCCTCATTTTAATGTTTTACAGGATTGGGTTGCTAAACACGGAATGAAACAGGCTCTGACATTGCTGGAGGTGGTCAGCCTGTTTGAAACACTAAGTGTGGAACTTGAGGCAACTGTTGTAAAATAA
- a CDS encoding S41 family peptidase encodes MTRFLTTCLFLSISLFAYAQSKDKGSAESWSTHNRLLSPQQMKGDLQVFYEIRKKVNSGLYIYRTDNQIDSIYNWAFEKVKQPLHFTDFFKIILQLTDFEGSVHNYTEPGSDFMEFLKGQKAYFPYHLAYIEGKMIFDGHHSTIPPGARIISINGVQDTALMQSFEKYFPVDGHNTTYKRRSSVEKIFEWRYFIEYGLPAEYLIEYSDPGSDNLKKISLPAVTFEQYEENLANKYSAAVSDLLDFKKQPEYSFEMIQPNTGLLNLRCFCMASGIDDPAFETYVSFVDSVFQVLDQNKIPNLIIDVRNNPGGSDPTFEQPIMYLSDKNFKENLDAHIIFDPSEIPYEEHFWGVSTSERIDSLTLAKGREFLKDYFYEFKDGKSLQNNKYNPVYKPKTPAYKGKLYLLINENVASAASHFASLVKAYARNVTIVGVETVGGYYDHNGHISLIYELPTSGIKTKFSVVYVVQDAPRMADQPDGRGIIPDKEVWPSLQDFLNHKDTQMEAILD; translated from the coding sequence ATGACACGCTTTTTAACTACCTGCTTATTTTTATCTATTTCACTGTTTGCCTATGCGCAATCAAAAGATAAAGGAAGTGCAGAGTCCTGGTCAACACATAACAGGCTGTTATCTCCACAGCAAATGAAGGGAGATTTGCAGGTGTTTTATGAGATCCGTAAGAAAGTGAATTCTGGGCTGTATATCTATCGCACAGATAATCAGATAGACAGTATTTATAATTGGGCTTTTGAAAAGGTGAAACAGCCTCTGCATTTTACTGATTTTTTCAAAATCATTCTGCAATTGACTGATTTTGAAGGAAGCGTTCACAACTATACCGAACCGGGCAGCGATTTCATGGAATTCCTGAAAGGCCAAAAAGCTTATTTCCCTTATCATTTGGCCTATATTGAGGGTAAGATGATTTTTGATGGACACCACAGCACAATTCCTCCGGGAGCCAGAATTATAAGCATAAACGGAGTTCAGGATACAGCCCTTATGCAGTCCTTCGAAAAATACTTTCCGGTGGACGGACACAACACAACCTATAAAAGGAGATCCAGTGTGGAGAAAATTTTCGAATGGAGATATTTTATTGAATATGGTTTGCCAGCCGAGTATTTAATAGAGTATTCAGATCCCGGATCGGATAATCTCAAGAAGATTTCCTTACCTGCCGTGACATTCGAACAGTATGAAGAGAATTTAGCTAATAAATATAGTGCCGCCGTTTCCGATCTACTTGATTTCAAAAAACAGCCTGAATACAGCTTTGAAATGATCCAGCCCAATACGGGGTTGCTTAACCTGAGGTGTTTTTGTATGGCAAGCGGAATTGACGATCCTGCTTTTGAAACCTATGTAAGTTTTGTAGACAGTGTGTTCCAGGTGCTTGACCAAAACAAAATCCCCAATTTGATTATTGATGTACGGAATAACCCCGGGGGAAGCGATCCTACATTTGAACAACCAATCATGTACTTGAGTGATAAGAATTTCAAAGAAAACCTGGATGCACATATTATTTTTGACCCAAGCGAAATCCCTTATGAAGAGCACTTTTGGGGCGTTTCTACTTCTGAACGAATAGACAGTCTCACCCTGGCAAAGGGTCGTGAGTTTCTCAAAGATTACTTTTATGAATTCAAAGACGGTAAAAGCCTTCAAAATAACAAATATAACCCTGTTTACAAACCTAAAACCCCTGCATACAAAGGAAAGCTTTACCTGTTGATCAATGAAAATGTGGCCTCTGCGGCATCTCATTTTGCATCTTTGGTAAAAGCTTATGCTAGGAACGTCACCATCGTAGGGGTGGAGACTGTAGGTGGGTATTATGACCACAATGGGCACATTTCCCTTATATATGAATTGCCTACATCAGGGATTAAAACAAAGTTCTCTGTAGTATATGTAGTTCAGGATGCTCCCCGAATGGCTGACCAGCCGGATGGCCGAGGGATTATCCCTGATAAGGAAGTTTGGCCAAGCCTGCAAGACTTTTTGAACCATAAGGATACACAAATGGAGGCTATACTGGATTAG
- a CDS encoding GlxA family transcriptional regulator codes for MHISILLPEGNISVSNLEATYKMFTMANDVLINSGKKPKFKVQMVAVNSSNKSGNGIFHIKPDVSIQELDQTDLIIIPAVHGSYKKIVEANKEFIPWMIDQNNKGTEIASLCIGAFILASSGLLDGKDCATHWMAADEFKSMFPLVQLRDDKIITDENGIYTSGGAYSSLNLNLYLIEKFAGREMAIRHSKIFEIDINRNSQSPFIIFNTQKLHDDELVREAQLYIEKNYYEEITVREICSQFNIGRRTFERRFLKACNNTAIEYLQRVRIEAAKKLLESSRPMVSEVMLHVGYSDATAFRKVFNRITGMTPSAYQKRYERIY; via the coding sequence ATGCATATTTCCATATTATTGCCAGAAGGAAACATCAGTGTGAGCAATTTGGAAGCGACCTATAAAATGTTCACCATGGCCAATGATGTTCTGATCAATTCAGGCAAAAAACCTAAGTTCAAGGTGCAGATGGTTGCTGTAAATTCCAGCAATAAATCAGGTAATGGTATTTTTCACATCAAGCCTGATGTTTCTATTCAAGAGCTAGATCAAACAGATCTGATCATCATCCCTGCTGTACATGGTTCTTACAAAAAGATAGTTGAGGCAAATAAGGAATTTATCCCTTGGATGATAGACCAAAACAACAAAGGAACTGAAATCGCCAGTTTATGCATTGGAGCATTTATATTGGCCAGTTCCGGACTTCTTGACGGAAAAGATTGTGCCACGCACTGGATGGCCGCCGATGAATTTAAGTCCATGTTTCCGCTGGTACAGTTGCGAGATGATAAGATCATTACTGATGAGAACGGGATATATACCAGTGGGGGAGCCTATTCATCACTTAACCTAAATTTATATTTAATAGAAAAGTTCGCAGGACGCGAAATGGCTATTCGCCATTCCAAGATCTTCGAAATAGACATAAACCGTAATTCCCAGTCTCCATTTATAATATTCAACACACAAAAACTGCATGATGATGAATTAGTACGTGAAGCCCAGTTATATATTGAGAAGAACTACTATGAAGAAATAACAGTAAGGGAAATTTGCAGCCAGTTTAACATAGGCAGAAGAACTTTTGAACGAAGATTTTTAAAAGCCTGCAACAACACTGCTATTGAATACCTGCAAAGAGTGAGGATAGAAGCCGCGAAGAAGTTATTAGAAAGCAGTCGTCCAATGGTAAGTGAAGTAATGCTTCATGTGGGGTATTCTGATGCAACAGCTTTTAGAAAGGTCTTCAATAGAATTACTGGAATGACTCCATCAGCATACCAGAAAAGGTATGAAAGAATTTACTGA
- a CDS encoding MFS transporter has protein sequence MTLKIKQINKKAPNPWWALALLCTSFFMVVTDSTSVYSALPSIQESLHFSWGGPAWVIIIYMLTFAGLVLLGGRIADYFGRRRMFTLGVVLFTLSATLCGFSWNGEVLIFARLIQGVSAAIMTPAALSLVINTFKKERERNKAIGIWGAMGGIGATGGLLIGGPTTEFLGWEWIFFVNVPMGIIVLVFTPFLLKESNDRTISKFDIPGAILVTCFLLMIAYLITGIPEQGWASSQSLSLLFGSLLVLFLFIRVEKNSKSPLVPFRIFQSSPLVGGNLLILLAGMSVDGMLYTFTLFIQQLLGYTALQFGLTMTAMTVLSVVGVYAGQHLVTQTGLRKVGMSGMALLGAGMVLILILPVAQHTWMMLIALSVFGIGMGASFVTAQIAALSYINEADSGLASGIVETSFSVGGALGIAVMATVSQLYSGNPDSDVLTHTGVYTSFYVIVGLSVIGMVISYFYFKGISSPLLSES, from the coding sequence ATGACACTTAAAATCAAACAAATAAACAAGAAGGCACCTAATCCATGGTGGGCTTTAGCTTTGCTTTGCACATCCTTTTTTATGGTGGTTACAGATTCCACCAGTGTTTACTCTGCGCTACCTTCTATTCAGGAATCACTCCATTTTTCATGGGGAGGTCCGGCATGGGTGATCATAATCTATATGTTGACATTTGCAGGTTTGGTGCTGCTGGGTGGTCGAATAGCGGATTACTTCGGTCGCAGAAGGATGTTTACATTAGGTGTTGTGCTTTTTACGCTTTCAGCTACCTTATGCGGATTTTCCTGGAATGGTGAAGTACTTATTTTTGCCAGGTTAATACAGGGTGTTTCAGCGGCAATCATGACTCCTGCCGCACTTTCTTTAGTTATAAATACTTTCAAAAAGGAAAGGGAAAGAAATAAAGCAATAGGGATCTGGGGAGCAATGGGCGGAATTGGAGCAACCGGCGGATTGTTGATTGGAGGCCCCACAACTGAATTTCTTGGATGGGAATGGATTTTTTTTGTGAATGTTCCTATGGGAATCATAGTATTGGTTTTTACTCCCTTTCTTTTGAAGGAAAGTAATGATAGAACGATTTCTAAATTTGATATACCGGGAGCTATTCTGGTTACCTGTTTTTTATTGATGATCGCTTATTTGATAACAGGTATTCCTGAGCAGGGATGGGCGAGCAGTCAAAGCCTGTCGCTATTGTTCGGAAGTTTACTGGTGTTATTTCTATTTATTCGGGTTGAGAAAAATTCAAAATCACCCTTGGTTCCTTTTCGCATATTTCAATCTTCTCCATTAGTTGGGGGTAATTTACTTATTCTGTTAGCGGGGATGTCGGTAGATGGTATGCTATACACTTTTACGCTTTTTATTCAACAACTGCTAGGATATACCGCACTTCAATTTGGCTTAACGATGACGGCTATGACGGTTTTATCGGTGGTCGGAGTGTATGCCGGACAGCATTTGGTAACTCAAACGGGGTTGAGAAAGGTAGGGATGTCAGGAATGGCTTTACTTGGGGCTGGAATGGTATTGATTCTCATTTTACCTGTCGCTCAGCATACGTGGATGATGCTGATCGCATTATCGGTTTTTGGTATTGGAATGGGAGCATCGTTTGTAACAGCCCAAATAGCAGCATTATCCTATATCAATGAAGCAGATTCAGGACTAGCTTCTGGAATTGTGGAAACATCATTCAGCGTGGGAGGTGCGCTTGGTATCGCTGTCATGGCGACCGTTTCCCAATTGTATTCAGGCAATCCTGATTCTGATGTCTTAACACATACAGGAGTGTACACTAGTTTCTATGTAATAGTAGGATTATCCGTTATCGGGATGGTAATATCCTATTTTTATTTTAAAGGTATTTCCTCTCCTCTACTATCGGAATCCTAA
- a CDS encoding nuclear transport factor 2 family protein, producing MKNSLIVNKENWINATQKDIWKVITSPEYFEDWMLVPGKVVENKKFGLGSKIEWTNERNVVYLSGEVIEFEPPRKLVISLQDISWKAEVQEGSVTYEFHLFESNNGTNVKFHLGDLSIDPDGKKWFEAYASSNEIGSIEKLIQRLKTKDSLETANFAESNDENSIAINPSKKDGNSQISENEEIIRKYYASYEDKDRKNMESLLAEDFVFCSPDDPEYIDRLAYFKECWPFNENVKHFKIEKLIGKGNEAFVQYECETVEGKKFRNVEFFKVIDGRITIVEVYYGS from the coding sequence ATGAAAAACTCACTTATAGTCAATAAAGAAAATTGGATTAACGCCACTCAGAAAGACATTTGGAAAGTAATTACTTCACCTGAATATTTTGAGGATTGGATGTTGGTACCAGGGAAGGTTGTGGAGAACAAGAAATTTGGATTAGGAAGTAAGATTGAATGGACAAATGAAAGGAATGTCGTTTACCTAAGCGGAGAAGTGATTGAGTTTGAGCCTCCCCGAAAATTAGTGATTTCTTTGCAGGACATTAGTTGGAAAGCTGAGGTGCAAGAAGGATCTGTCACCTACGAATTTCACCTGTTTGAATCCAATAACGGCACAAATGTGAAATTCCATTTAGGTGATCTGTCCATTGATCCAGATGGAAAAAAATGGTTTGAGGCTTATGCCTCGAGTAATGAGATAGGATCAATCGAAAAATTGATTCAACGTTTGAAAACAAAAGATTCCCTTGAGACAGCCAATTTTGCTGAGTCAAATGATGAGAATTCCATTGCAATAAATCCTTCCAAAAAAGATGGAAATAGCCAGATCTCAGAAAATGAAGAGATAATCCGGAAATATTATGCGTCTTATGAGGATAAAGACCGGAAAAATATGGAATCACTGCTTGCTGAAGATTTTGTGTTTTGCAGTCCCGATGATCCAGAATACATTGACAGGCTTGCCTATTTCAAGGAATGCTGGCCATTTAATGAAAATGTTAAGCATTTCAAAATCGAAAAGTTAATTGGAAAGGGGAATGAGGCTTTTGTCCAATACGAATGTGAGACAGTCGAGGGTAAAAAATTTAGAAATGTAGAGTTCTTTAAGGTAATAGATGGCAGGATAACCATTGTAGAGGTTTATTATGGTTCCTAG
- a CDS encoding DNA cytosine methyltransferase: MSFPRKGSFLVSSSQAYKIIGNAVPPLLAFNLATRLESPWEIYFD, encoded by the coding sequence TTGTCATTCCCCAGGAAAGGTTCATTTCTTGTCAGTTCATCACAGGCATATAAGATCATCGGAAATGCCGTTCCGCCACTACTCGCCTTTAACCTTGCGACGAGACTGGAATCACCTTGGGAAATTTATTTTGATTGA
- a CDS encoding DUF4157 domain-containing protein translates to MPSHLDKSITTKAQPTAADTLGKQDLSGTTFQFEDNRPESTVQRKFGEIVNPPLQRVQNINNTGMPSALKSGIESLSGLSLDDVRVHYNSAVPAQLHAHAFAQGADIHLGPGQERHLPHEAWHVVQQKQGRVNPTTQMMNGTRINDDAGLEKEADIMGSKSLQSDHTVPTQLRTETNYSNHVSQGKFAEDVKINEVLHFIAQFPTELNGLTFGEKNRIYTALAKEGKEYTADEIPDAILALRENKTSVATPKVEEALKVPKPLGNRIKGGTKPSLEKTTNSSSKPTSIGAKAPVAHSGTTNEVSPAIEKEPRAGKTPVPEARSIPGKGATERKENPIGHSPGAHNIKASEEGYANDKAILIPKFLTINNLMRGDSRLKEEISAVGFQSGEKAEGYNEQLISFLKSIPNTRASEDISKNMKNRERGIAINPTAKRHEQIDLVWSNQKIEVSGGRTITLLNYVCTGPASGAGGNEYMIKVDEVLECVSASPSIALYQAASGMQILAMASSAGKNGAFPTFHEYDFLTPIPPEWIYYCSKDGGKTQEVSGGDWFNVIDGTPR, encoded by the coding sequence ATGCCTTCACATTTAGACAAATCCATTACCACCAAAGCACAACCTACTGCTGCTGATACACTAGGAAAACAAGACTTGTCAGGAACGACTTTTCAGTTTGAGGACAATAGACCTGAATCCACCGTACAGCGTAAGTTTGGAGAAATTGTAAATCCCCCCTTGCAGAGAGTGCAAAATATAAATAACACAGGCATGCCATCAGCACTAAAATCAGGAATAGAGAGTCTTTCCGGGTTGTCCTTGGACGATGTCAGGGTCCATTACAATTCAGCTGTGCCTGCCCAATTGCATGCCCATGCCTTTGCCCAGGGAGCAGACATCCATTTAGGGCCTGGACAGGAAAGGCATTTGCCCCATGAAGCCTGGCATGTGGTACAGCAGAAGCAGGGGAGGGTGAATCCCACCACCCAGATGATGAATGGAACAAGGATCAATGATGATGCAGGGCTGGAAAAAGAAGCGGATATAATGGGTAGTAAATCCCTTCAATCCGATCATACAGTTCCAACACAGCTGCGCACAGAAACTAACTATAGTAACCATGTCTCTCAGGGGAAATTTGCAGAAGACGTTAAAATAAATGAGGTCTTGCATTTCATAGCCCAGTTCCCGACTGAATTGAACGGGCTTACTTTTGGAGAAAAAAACAGGATTTACACCGCATTGGCCAAAGAAGGTAAGGAATATACCGCAGACGAAATACCAGATGCGATTCTTGCCTTGAGGGAAAATAAAACCTCTGTAGCAACACCCAAAGTAGAAGAGGCGCTTAAGGTGCCCAAGCCTCTTGGCAATAGAATCAAGGGAGGTACTAAACCATCCCTTGAAAAAACGACCAATTCCTCAAGTAAACCTACTTCAATTGGTGCTAAAGCCCCTGTTGCCCATTCCGGTACAACTAATGAGGTGTCTCCTGCAATAGAAAAAGAACCCAGAGCTGGTAAAACACCTGTCCCTGAGGCTAGATCAATTCCGGGAAAGGGAGCGACTGAACGTAAAGAGAACCCTATCGGGCATAGCCCAGGAGCTCATAACATCAAAGCCTCAGAAGAAGGATATGCCAATGATAAGGCTATTCTGATACCTAAATTTTTGACGATTAATAACCTGATGCGGGGAGACAGCAGGCTCAAGGAAGAAATTTCCGCTGTTGGATTTCAATCGGGGGAAAAAGCAGAGGGATATAATGAGCAGTTGATTTCATTTTTAAAATCCATCCCGAATACAAGGGCCTCCGAGGATATCTCCAAGAATATGAAGAATCGCGAACGTGGCATTGCTATAAACCCTACCGCAAAACGGCATGAACAGATAGATCTGGTCTGGTCAAATCAGAAAATTGAAGTATCTGGAGGAAGAACAATCACCTTGTTAAATTATGTATGTACCGGGCCTGCCAGCGGTGCTGGAGGAAATGAATACATGATCAAGGTAGATGAAGTTTTAGAATGTGTCTCAGCTTCACCCAGCATAGCTTTATACCAGGCTGCCTCAGGAATGCAAATACTTGCGATGGCTTCCAGTGCCGGGAAAAACGGAGCTTTTCCTACTTTTCATGAGTACGATTTCCTTACACCCATTCCTCCTGAGTGGATATACTATTGTTCTAAAGACGGTGGTAAAACCCAGGAAGTATCCGGAGGGGATTGGTTTAATGTCATAGATGGAACTCCTCGTTAG